Proteins encoded by one window of Bactrocera oleae isolate idBacOlea1 chromosome 4, idBacOlea1, whole genome shotgun sequence:
- the LOC106627561 gene encoding LOW QUALITY PROTEIN: uncharacterized protein (The sequence of the model RefSeq protein was modified relative to this genomic sequence to represent the inferred CDS: substituted 2 bases at 2 genomic stop codons), with protein MHFVCSAGELEILQPVIDGQVDQSNASQLLLEAIQKEAYFSTLLLWRRKALDCFFDLSDWRSANFMAKLIFDANYTIYLNAYYNRAVLSVVCFDDFLDLNLLETQPDVLEELFTFCNQQQMLNVLAVFRDFQATGRLYSFNRFPNFTVESNQWPIICYPNRLNDLQGYELRSMPSQSEPGSIVYTDDLGEKRSSGYVYHLISTFATKLNATLTYRAPLNVGASIEISILADLTSNYELDLPIGLQMPVVNVSLYGFSDIVEIGNWMPMLPRSGYIERYQIYKYIFRSNTLIIDVMVFIIFSLLYMYIINGHENNARGVKQFAYNNVIFNDKIFRGVIGLSFQLHRKRNYKFYLLYFLIFLQGLIWSTVYTAQLHAFCSQPPSGEQIKSYADLKSRGIQILLPLEEYEVLEKFMSESFMMSYRDILLVIPELRDFYTLRKSLNTNFAYSTNSEMWAMVERQQRYFSQRLFHVSEEIQFHRQILLAVPLAENSVYRATFNAYLLEMQAYGFWHHWTAMSLFEMIKAGKLSLEDLTKPRRIEPLQFRDLHYIWLITFKNIFLLEDTKNFXRHGRESDTAYACTIPLNREQFHDVTIADTEHPFYVLLCGXLLSAIVFIEECYVLKLKGKGKH; from the exons ATGCATTTTGTTTGCTCCGCTGGCGAACTCGAAATTTTGCAGCCAGTCATCGACGGTCAAGTGGACCAATCAAACGCCTCGCAATTATTGCTCGAAGCCATACAAAAGGAGGCCTACTTCAgcacattgttgttgtggcgTCGTAAGGCGTTAGACTGCTtttttgacttatctgactggCGTTCGGCGAACTTCATGGCCAAACTTATCTTTGACGCGAATTATACGATTTACTTGAATGCATACTACAATCGCGCGGTGCTCAGCGTCGTGTGTTTTGACGATTTTTTGGACTTGAATCTGCTGGAGA CGCAGCCAGACGTTCTGGAGGAGCTTTTCACCTTCTGCAATCAGCAGCAAATGTTGAATGTACTCGCAGTGTTTAGAGATTTTCAAGCCACCGGTCGTTTGTACTCTTTCAATCGTTTTCCGAATTTCACTGTGGAGAGTAATCAATGGCCTATAATATGCTATCCGAACCGTCTAAATGACTTGCAGGGTTATGAGTTGCGCAGCATGCCGTCACAATCCGAACCGGGCTCCATTGTTTATACAGATGATCTTGGTGAAAAGCGCAGTTCTGGTTATGTTTACCACCTAATTTCCACCTTCGCCACGAAATTGAATGCTACACTTACTTATAGGGCTCCGTTGAATGTAGGTGCGAGCATCGAAATCTCCATTCTGGCAGACCTGACCAGCAATTATGAATTGGATTTGCCAATTGGCTTGCAAATGCCTGTAGTGAACGTTTCGCTTTACGGATTTTCAGACATTGTGGAGATCGGCAACTGGATGCCAATGCTGCCACGGTCGGGTTATATTGAACGCTACCAAATCTACAAGTACATCTTTCGAAGCAATACGTTGATAATAGATGTAatggttttcattattttctcaTTGCTCTACATGTACATAATCAACGGTCACGAAAATAATGCGCGAGGAGTAAAACAATTCGCATATAATAACGTAATCTTCAATGATAAAATATTTCGTGGCGTTATCGGACTCTCGTTTCAGTTGCACCGTAAgcgaaattacaaattttacttgctatattttttgattttcctaCAGGGTCTGATATGGAGCACTGTCTATACTGCACAATTGCATGCCTTTTGCAGTCAACCACCTTCGggagaacaaataaaaagctacgcCGATTTAAAATCTCGgggcatacaaattttactaccTCTAGAAGAGTATGAGGTACTTGAGAAATTCATGTCCGAATCCTTTATGATGAGCTACAGAGATATTTTGCTCGTTATTCCTGAGCTGCGTGATTTCTACACACTTCGAAAGAGCCTTAACACAAATTTCGCATATTCTACAAATTCGGAAATGTGGGCGATGGTCGAGCGTCAGCAACGCTACTTCTCTCAACGCCTATTTCACGTGTCCGAAGAGATACAATTCCATCGCCAAATTTTACTGGCAGTACCCTTGGCTGAGAATAGTGTCTATCGCGCCACATTCAATGCTTATTTGCTGGAGATGCAGGCGTATGGTTTCTGGCATCACTGGACTGCAATGAGTTTGTTTGAAATGATAAAGGCCGGAAAGTTGAGCTTGGAGGATTTGACTAAACCTCGCCGCATTGAGCCTCTACAATTTCGGGATCTACATTATATTTGGTTGAT aacattcaaaaatatatttctattagaggatactaaaaatttttaacgcCATGGGAGGGAATCTGACACCGCGTACGCTTGTACAATAC CTCTGAATAGAGAGCAGTTTCACGATGTAACTATAGCGGATACCGAACATCCATTCTACGTATTACTATGTGGTTAACTTTTGAGTGCCATTGTATTTATAGAGGAGTGCTATGTATTAAAATTGAAGGGAAAAGGAAAACATTAA
- the TER94 gene encoding transitional endoplasmic reticulum ATPase TER94, translating into MADSKGDDLATAILKRKDRPNRLIVEEAVNDDNSVVSLSQEKMDELQLFRGDTVILKGKRRKETVCIVLSDENCPNEKIRMNRVVRNNLCVHLSDVVSIQSCPDVKYGKRVRILPIDDTAEGVTGNLFEIYLKPYFLEAYRPIHMGDNFIVRAAMRPVEFKVVLTDPEPYCIVAPETVIFCDGDPIKREEEEESLNAVGYDDIGGCRKQLAQIKEMVELPLRHPSLFKAIGVKPPRGILMYGPPGTGKTLIARAVANETGAFFFLINGPEIMSKLAGESESNLRKAFEEAEKNSPAIIFIDEIDAIAPKRDKTHGEVERRIVSQLLTLMDGMKKSSHLIVMAATNRPNSIDPALRRFGRFDREIDIGIPDATGRLEVLRIHTKNMKLHEDVDLEQIAAETHGHVGADLASLCSEAALQQIREKMDLIDLEDDKIDAEVLASLAVTMENFRYAMTKSSPSALRETVVEVPNTTWSDIGGLESVKKELQELVQYPVEHPDKFLKFGMQPSRGVLFYGPPGCGKTLLAKAIANECQANFISVKGPELLTMWFGESEANVRDIFDKARSAAPCVLFFDELDSIAKARGGNVGDAGGAADRVINQILTEMDGMGAKKNVFIIGATNRPDIIDPAILRPGRLDQLIYIPLPDDKSREAILKANLRKSPLAKDVDLTYIAKVTQGFSGADLTEICQRACKLAIRQAIEAEVRREKERAEKQTMEMDEDDPVPEITRAHFEEAMKFARRSVSDNDIRKYEMFAQTLQQSRGFGQNFRFPGASSTSQGSGPNVPANPPGDNGDDDLYS; encoded by the exons ATGGCCGATTCTAAAGG TGATGATTTAGCTACTGCAATTCTTAAGCGTAAGGACCGCCCAAACCGTTTAATCGTTGAAGAAGCCGTCAACGATGATAACTCCGTGGTGTCATTGTCGCag GAAAAAATGGATGAATTGCAATTGTTCAGAGGCGATACGGTTATTTTGAAGGGCAAGCGCCGCAAGGAAACCGTCTGCATAGTGTTATCGGATGAAAACTGCCCCAATGAGAAGATCCGCATGAATCGTGTTGTGCGTAACAATCTATGTGTCCACTTGTCCGACGTGGTCTCCATTCAATCGTGCCCCGATGTAAAGTATGGCAAACGTGTTCGCATTTTGCCTATCGACGACACGGCAGAAGGTGTGACCGGTAATCTTTTCGAAATCTACTTGAAACCATATTTCCTAGAAGCATACCGGCCCATCCACATGGGTGATAACTTTATTGTGCGCGCTGCTATGCGCCCGGTAGAATTTAAGGTCGTTCTCACCGATCCGGAGCCGTACTGTATTGTCGCGCCTGAGACCGTTATATTTTGTGATGGTGATCCAATTAAACGCGAG GAGGAAGAGGAATCGCTTAACGCTGTGGGCTATGATGATATTGGCGGTTGTCGCAAACAACTGGCTCAAATCAAGGAAATGGTGGAGCTGCCCCTTCGTCATCCTTCGCTTTTCAAGGCTATCGGTGTGAAACCACCTCGTGGCATTCTCATGTATGGTCCACCTGGTACAGGTAAAACGTTAATTGCACGTGCTGTCGCTAATGAGACCGGTGCATTCTTCTTCCTTATTAACGGCCCGGAAATCATGTCTAAACTTGCCGGTGAATCAGAGTCAAATTTGCGTAAGGCTTTCGAGGAAGCTGAAAAAAATTCGCCTGCTATTATTTTCATTGATGAAATCGACGCTATTGCTCCTAAGCGTGATAAGACCCATGGTGAAGTGGAACGACGAATTGTGTCGCAATTGCTCACCCTTATGGATGGCATGAAGAAGAGCTCGCATCTTATTGTCATGGCCGCCACCAACAGGCCAAACTCAATTGACCCTGCGCTGCGTCGCTTCGGCCGTTTCGATCGTGAAATTGACATCGGTATTCCGGATGCCACCGGTCGATTGGAAGTTTTGCGTATTCATaccaaaaatatgaaattgcaTGAAGACGTTGATTTGGAGCAAATTGCTGCTGAAACGCACGGCCATGTGGGTGCTGACTTGGCCTCGCTTTGCTCCGAAGCCGCTTTGCAACAGATTCGTGAAAAGATGGATCTCATCGATTTGGAAGACGATAAAATCGATGCCGAAGTATTGGCCTCATTGGCCGTAACTATGGAGAATTTCCGTTATGCTATGACCAAGTCGAGCCCATCGGCATTGCGCGAAACTGTGGTGGAGGTACCCAACACTACCTGGTCGGATATTGGTGGTTTGGAAAGTGTGAAGAAGGAGTTGCAAGAATTGGTACAGTACCCAGTAGAACATCCGGATAAATTCTTGAAATTCGGCATGCAGCCCAGTCGTGGTGTGCTGTTCTACGGCCCACCTGGTTGTG GTAAAACTCTTCTTGCTAAGGCTATTGCTAATGAATGCCAGGCTAACTTCATTTCGGTTAAGGGACCCGAATTGCTTACTATGTGGTTTGGTGAGTCCGAAGCAAACGTACgagatattttcgataaagcACGTTCGGCTGCTCCATGTGTGCTCTTCTTTGATGAGTTGGACTCGATTGCTAAGGCACGTGGCGGTAATGTAGGCGACGCTGGCGGTGCCGCTGATCGTGTTATTAACCAAATTCTTACCGAAATGGACGGCATGGGTGCTAAGAAGAACGTATTTATCATTGGTGCAACCAATCGTCCCGACATTATTGATCCAGCCATTTTGCGTCCTGGCCGTTTGGATCAACTGATCTATATTCCACTTCCCGACGACAAGTCGCGTGAAGCTATTCTCAAGGCAAACCTTCGCAAGTCACCACTGGCCAAGGATGTCGATCTTACATACATTGCCAAGGTGACACAAGGATTTTCAGGTGCTGATTTGACCGAAATCTGTCAGCGTGCCTGTAAGTTGGCTATCCGACAAGCAATCGAAGCCGAAGTGCGTCGGGAAAAGGAACGCGCAGAGAAGCAAACTATGGAG ATGGATGAAGATGATCCAGTCCCGGAAATCACACGTGCACACTTTGAAGAAGCGATGAAGTTCGCAAGACGTTCGGTGTCGGACAACGATATTCGGAAATACGAAATGTTTGCACAGACTTTGCAGCAGTCGCGCGGCTTTGGACAGAACTTCAG ATTCCCGGGTGCCAGCAGCACTTCGCAAGGTTCTGGACCGAATGTACCAGCGAATCCGCCAGGCGACAATGGTGATGACGATCTTTACAGTtag